The Coffea arabica cultivar ET-39 chromosome 3c, Coffea Arabica ET-39 HiFi, whole genome shotgun sequence genome contains a region encoding:
- the LOC113735077 gene encoding protein FAR1-RELATED SEQUENCE 11, whose amino-acid sequence MPDIVSIVKENSEYGADSSQDDVGAIEEMPEDTILSRQTSVNLVPFIGQRFVSQDAAYEFYCSFAKQYGFSIRRHRTRGKDGVGRGVTRRDFACHRGGFPQLKPSEDGKLQRNRKSSRCGCQAYMRIVKRMDFDVPEWRITGFNNVHNHELLKSNEVQLLPAYCMISADDKSRICMFAKAGMSVRQMLRLMELEKGVKIGCLPFTEIDVRNLLQSIRNVDHDNDPIDLLKLCKEKKDKDPNFKYNFKIDASNRLENIAWSYASCIRLYDAFGDVLVFDTTHRLDAYDMLLGIWIGVDNHGKTCLFGCALLRDENMQSFSWALKTFLSFMNGKAPGTILTDQNMWLKEALAAEMPRTKHAFCIWHIISKFSDWFSTLLASQYDKWKSEFLRLYNLHSVDEFEVGWRQMIDSYGLHGNKHAVSLYALRMFWALPYVRTFFFAGMTNTIHSESINSYIQRFLSAQSAVDNFVEQVGAVVDAKDQPGGKQKMQQKVQKGLLKTGSPIELHAANILTPYAFNKLQEELVLAPQYASLMVDESYFIVRHHTEMDGGCKVLWVPHDEFISCSCHHFEFTGILCRHVLRVLSTNNCFHIPDQYLPLRWREVLSASSKAPSSSSGDHPGKLHLFQSLISTLIAESIETDERLDVACEQVDFILARIKELPGPSNGTKEIPCDSPSDSLILPEVEDSDCVAQSSAYESMIKLKERRSRDGLDFYSKRRRCSFSCCGHFGHDANDCPLMGSDDLNGDGLGFL is encoded by the exons ATGCCTGATATTGTAAGCATTGTGAAAGAGAATTCTGAATATGGTGCCGACTCTTCTCAAGATGATGTTGGTGCCATTGAGGAGATGCCTGAGGATACTATTTTGTCTCGCCAAACATCCGTGAACCTTGTCCCATTCATTGGCCAGCGGTTTGTCTCACAAGACGCTGCCTATGAATTTTATTGTAGTTTTGCAAAGCAATATGGCTTCTCTATCAGGCGTCATCGCACCCGTGGAAAAGATGGTGTGGGAAGGGGAGTTACAAGAAGGGATTTTGCCTGCCATCGGGGTGGGTTTCCTCAGTTAAAACCCTCTGAGGATGGAAAATTACAAAGGAATCGAAAATCATCCCGCTGTGGATGTCAAGCTTATATGAGGATAGTTAAAAGAATGGACTTTGATGTCCCTGAATGGCGTATAACTGGTTTTAACAATGTCCACAACCATGAACTCTTGAAATCAAATGAGGTGCAGCTGCTACCAGCCTACTGCATGATATCTGCTGATGATAAAAGTCGTATTTGCATGTTTGCTAAAGCTGGGATGTCAGTCAGACAAATGCTACGGTTAATGGAGTTAGAAAAGGGTGTTAAAATTGGTTGTCTTCCATTCACTGAGATTGATGTGAGGAACTTGCTGCAATCCATCAGAAATGTGGATCATGACAATGACCCCATTGACCTTCTCAAGttatgcaaggagaagaaagacaAAGATCCAAACTTCAAATATAACTTTAAGATAGATGCTAGCAACAGGTTAGAGAACATTGCATGGTCATATGCTTCATGTATTAGGTTGTATGATGCTTTTGGAGATGTCTTAGTATTTGACACGACTCACCGCTTGGATGCTTATGATATGCTTCTTGGGATCTGGATTGGAGTGGACAATCATGGAAAGACTTGCTTGTTTGGTTGTGCACTTCTTCGAGATGAAAACATGCAATCTTTCTCGTGGGCTTTGAAG ACATTTTTGAGCTTCATGAATGGTAAAGCTCCGGGGACCATTTTGACTGACCAAAACATGTGGCTTAAAGAAGCGCTGGCTGCTGAAATGCCAAGGACCAAGCATGCATTCTGCATCTGGCATATCATCTCAAAGTTTTCTGACTGGTTCTCCACCTTACTTGCATCACAGTATGACAAGTGGAAATCCGAGTTCCTTCGGCTTTATAATTTGCATTCGGTTGATGAATTTGAAGTAGGATGGAGACAAATGATTGACAGCTATGGACTCCATGGAAATAAGCACGCAGTCAGTTTGTATGCCTTGCGTATGTTCTGGGCACTGCCGTACGTGAGAACTTTCTTCTTTGCAGGGATGACAAATACAATACATTCAGAGTCGATAAATTCCTATATCCAACGATTTCTCAGTGCACAATCTGCAGTTGATAATTTTGTGGAGCAG GTTGGAGCAGTTGTAGATGCTAAAGATCAACCAGGTGGAAAACAAAAGATGCAGCAGAAGGTGCAGAAAGGTTTGCTTAAAACAGGTTCCCCAATTGAGTTGCATGCTGCCAATATTCTCACACCATATGCCTTCAACAAACTACAAGAGGAACTTGTCTTAGCACCACAATATGCATCCCTTATGGTAGATGAGAGTTACTTCATTGTCAGACACCATACCGAAATGGATGGAGGGTGCAAGGTTTTATGGGTTCCCCATGATGAGTTCATTAGCTGTAGCTGCCACCATTTTGAGTTCACAGGCATCCTATGTAGACATGTTCTCCGTGTTCTGTCAACAAACAACTGTTTTCATATTCCCGATCAGTATTTGCCCCTGCGATGGCGTGAAGTCCTATCAGCATCTTCAAAGGCCCCTTCTTCCTCATCAGGGGACCATCCGGGAAAGCTCCATTTGTTTCAGTCGTTGATTTCAACACTTATTGCAGAATCAATTGAGACAGACGAACGCCTTGATGTTGCTTGTGAGCAAGTTGATTTTATTTTGGCACGGATCAAGGAATTACCGGGACCATCGAATGGTACTAAAGAAATCCCTTGTGACAGCCCTTCCGACTCACTTATTCTCCCAGAAGTTGAAGATTCTGACTGTGTGGCTCAAAGTTCTGCTTATGAATCTATGATAAAACTGAAAGAGAGAAGATCCAGAGATGGACTAGACTTTTACAGCAAGAGAAGACGATGTTCATTTTCTTGCTGTGGCCACTTTGGTCATGATGCCAATGATTGCCCTTTGATGGGAAGTGATGATTTGAATGGAGATGGCCTAGGATTTTTGTAG
- the LOC113735080 gene encoding D-3-phosphoglycerate dehydrogenase 1, chloroplastic-like → MAAASASLTSLLISKTSPWSNLSWKNQLPLPSAFATISLCGRGSNHRHSPRLVVFAMDDKPTVLVAEKLGEAGINILKDFANVDCSYNLSPEELCTKISLCDALIVRSGTKVTREVFESSAGRLKVVGRAGVGIDNVDLAAATEHGCLVVNAPTANTVAAAEHGIALLTAMARNVAQADASVKAGKWQRSKYVGVSLVGKTLAVMGFGKVGSEVARRARGLGMHVIAYDPYAAADRARAMGVDLVSFDEAIATADFISLHMPLTPATSKILNDENFAKMKKGVRIVNVARGGVIDDDALVKALDAGIVAQAALDVFTEEPPSKDSKLVQHENVTVTPHLGASTMEAQEEVAIEIAEVVVGALKGELAATAVNAPMVPAEVLTELKPFVVLAEKLGRLAVQLVAGGSGVKNVKVTYASSRAPDDLDTRVLRAMITKGLIEPISNVFVNLVNADFTAKQRGLRITEERILLDGSPENPLEFIQVQIANVESKFASAISEPGEIKMEGRVKDGIPHLTKVGSFEVDVSLEGNIILCRQVDQPGLIGKVGSILGEENVNVSFMSVGRVAQRKHAVMAIGVDEPPRKESLKRIGEIPAIEEFVYLKL, encoded by the exons ATGGCGGCTGCGTCAGCTTCCTTGACGAGCCTTTTGATCTCAAAAACCTCGCCCTGGTCGAACCTCTCATGGAAGAACCAGCTTCCGCTTCCTTCCGCCTTCGCCACCATCTCCCTCTGTGGCCGCGGCAGCAACCACCGCCACTCCCCCAGGCTCGTGGTTTTCGCTATGGACGACAAACCTACCGTCCTGGTTGCGGAAAAGCTTGGCGAAGCTGGAATAAATATCTTGAAGGACTTCGCCAACGTCGACTGCTCCTATAATTTGAGTCCGGAAGAGCTTTGCACCAAGATCTCGCTTTGCGACGCGTTGATTGTTCGCAGTGGAACCAAGGTCACTCGTGAGGTTTTTGAGTCCTCCGCTGGAAGGCTTAAGGTCGTCGGACGAGCTGGCGTGGGGATTGATAACGTGGACCTGGCCGCCGCCACCGAGCATGGATGCCTTGTCGTTAATGCTCCAACCGCTAACACTGTCGCCGCGGCAGAGCATGGGATCGCGCTGCTAACTGCCATGGCTCGTAACGTTGCTCAAGCCGATGCCTCCGTCAAAGCTG GGAAATGGCAGAGGAGCAAATATGTTGGTGTGTCACTTGTTGGCAAGACACTTGCTGTAATGGGGTTTGGAAAGGTCGGGTCTGAGGTTGCTAGGCGAGCAAGGGGACTCGGGATGCATGTTATTGCTTATGATCCATATGCCGCAGCAGATCGTGCCCGTGCTATGGGAGTTGATCTTGTGAGCTTTGATGAAGCCATCGCAACCGCAGATTTCATTTCACTGCATATGCCCCTTACTCCTGCCACTTCTAAGATTCTTAATGATGAAAATTTTGCAAAGATGAAGAAAGGGGTGCGGATTGTAAATGTTGCTCGTGGAGGAGTAATTGATGATGATGCACTAGTGAAAGCGCTGGATGCGGGCATAGTGGCTCAG GCAGCTCTTGATGTTTTCACTGAGGAGCCACCTTCAAAGGACAGCAAGTTGGTGCAACATGAGAATGTAACTGTGACTCCACATCTAGGTGCCAGCACTATGGAAGCTCAG GAAGAAGTGGCCATTGAAATAGCTGAAGTTGTTGTTGGAGCATTGAAAGGGGAGCTTGCTGCTACTGCTGTTAATGCACCCATGGTTCCTGCTGAG GTCTTAACGGAGCTGAAGCCGTTTGTTGTACTAGCTGAAAAACTTGGAAGACTGGCTGTCCAATTAGTAGCAGGAGGAAGTGGggtgaaaaatgtgaaagtCACTTATGCATCGTCAAGAGCCCCTGATGATCTTGACACAAGGGTACTCCGTGCCATGATTACAAAGGGTCTAATTGAGCCTATTTCTAATGTCTTTGTGAACTTGGTAAATGCAGATTTTACTGCTAAACAGAGAGGACTTCGTATAACTGAAGAACGAATTCTTCTGGATGGTTCACCCGAAAATCCGCTTGAGTTCATCCAGGTTCAAATCGCAAATGTAGAGTCGAAATTTGCTAGTGCTATTTCTGAGCCGGGGGAAATCAAAATGGAGGGACGGGTTAAAGATGGAATCCCGCATTTGACGAAGGTTGGATCTTTTGAAGTGGATGTCAGCTTGGAAGGCAATATCATTCTGTGCAGGCAGGTTGATCAACCAGGACTGATTGGAAAGGTTGGGAGCATTTTGGGTGAGGAAAATGTGAACGTTAGCTTTATGAGTGTTGGAAGAGTTGCTCAAAGGAAGCATGCTGTAATGGCAATCGGAGTAGATGAACCACCCCGCAAGGAATCATTAAAGAGGATTGGAGAAATCCCAGCAATTGAGGAGTTTGTTTACCTTAAGTTATAG
- the LOC113735078 gene encoding uncharacterized protein has translation MDAIAAAEERIVNDRLRQKLNEVNTAAQSELSPVQDHVNFTLQQAYFKCAYECFDRRRKNEEISNCVEHCSVPVLQAQNLVESEMAKFQERLNRALMVCQDKFETAKLQRSRGDAMKDLESCVDQSVQDSVKTLPSLVDRLKTALSFSE, from the exons ATGGATGCCATAGCAGCCGCAGAAGAACGAATAGTAAACGATAGATTGAGGCAAAAATTGAATGAAGTCAATACAGCTGCTCAATCCGAACTCTCACCTGTCCAAGACCATGTTAATTTCACCCTTCAG CAAGCTTATTTCAAGTGTGCATATGAGTGTTTTGacagaagaagaaagaatgaggaGATAAGTAACTGTGTGGAGCATTGTAGCGTCCCTGTTCTTCAAGCCCAGAATCTCGTTGAATCTGAGATGGCCAAGTTTCAG GAACGCCTGAATAGGGCTTTGATGGTCTGCCAAGACAAATTTGAGACAGCCAAGCTCCAACGAAGCAGGGGCGATGCCATGAAGGATTTAGAATCATGTGTTGATCAGTCAGTCCAGGACAGTGTCAAGACATTGCCTTCGCTTGTCGATAGACTGAAAACTGCTCTTTCATTCAGTGAATAG
- the LOC113735079 gene encoding uncharacterized protein, giving the protein MAGFSAFNSLAPKTKNLVVAGGLTAFVFGVYYYTMRAVGGTDELQVAIDKFEAEKRKTETQEGFAPKA; this is encoded by the coding sequence ATGGCTGGTTTTTCAGCATTTAATAGCCTCGCACCCAAGACCAAGAACCTGGTTGTTGCTGGTGGCTTGACAGCTTTTGTTTTTGGGGTGTACTACTATACCATGCGAGCTGTTGGAGGTACTGATGAGCTGCAGGTAGCCATTGATAAATTTGAAGCAGAAAAACGCAAGACTGAGACACAAGAAGGCTTCGCACCAAAGGCCTAA